A stretch of Choristoneura fumiferana chromosome 29, NRCan_CFum_1, whole genome shotgun sequence DNA encodes these proteins:
- the LOC141444239 gene encoding uncharacterized protein translates to MMESDAIKKRLESGYEPEPTTFSFRNTKRLIQMVQARACLWDRHSPEYKDRLARDRAWADIFSELDPAYSSASASQKHEIGLCITKKWYNVRDSYVKSMKPGYLGSRRNRPYIHSDLLRFLDDRYFEKIKRKCSSTQQGAEQEDDTEEVETEPWDHEVFVSIDETEEANPNKRLKLEYSEDSLKGDNLKVKEEEDIVAVLSNLIQKEEDEDRAFFKSITPSVKKLSEDSKFEFRIQVMKLIKTLRAKDKNRIDLKTERISNNDSETE, encoded by the exons AACCGGAGCCAACAACGTTCTCGTTCCGCAACACGAAGCGACTCATCCAGATGGTCCAAGCACGGGCTTGCCTGTGGGACCGACACTCCCCGGAGTACAAGGACCGGCTGGCGCGGGACCGAGCTTGGGCCGATATATTTAGCGAGCTGGACCCCGCCTATAGCTCCGCTAGTGCCTCGCAGAAACATGAAATTG GCCTCTGCATCACAAAGAAATGGTACAACGTGCGAGACTCTTATGTCAAGTCCATGAAGCCTGGCTACCTGGGCAGCCGCCGGAACAGGCCCTACATACACTCGGATTTGCTACGGTTCCTAGACGACAG aTATTTTGAAAAGATAAAAAGAAAATGTAGTAGCACACAGCAGGGCGCAGAGCAAGAAGACGACACAGAAGAAGTAGAAACAGAACCATGGGACCACGAAGTGTTTGTCAGCATAGACGAAACAGAAGAGGCTAATCCAAATAAAAGATTAAAACTAGAATATTCCGAAGACAGTCTTAAAGGAGATAATTTGAAAgtcaaagaagaagaagacataGTCGCTGTCCTTTCCAATCTAATACAGAAAGAGGAGGACGAAGATAGAGCGTTTTTTAAATCGATAACGCCGTCGGTGAAGAAGTTATCGGAAGATTCAAAGTTTGAGTTTAGGATACAAGTAATGAAACTAATAAAGACTTTGAGAGCTAAAGATAAGAACAGAATCGATTTAAAGACTGAGAGGATATCGAATAATGATAGCGAAACGgaataa